In a genomic window of Thiosocius teredinicola:
- a CDS encoding lysophospholipid acyltransferase family protein, translating to MILLRSLLYFAGLVISVVVFGLLIALFGWFLPSSYADTMSNAWGTTNLWLLKWVCGLSYRIKGEEHLPAGGAIIMAKHQSTWETIALRGILPAAQSWILKQELMRIPLFGLGLKFAKSIAIDRSAGRKAAMKVVTEGIERLNEGRNVIIFPEGTRTAPGERKKYSIGGGLLAERSGATVVPIVHNAGIFWRRRDVKKYPGTIDVVVGPPIASEGKKASEIMREVEEWIESTLETLPTEKL from the coding sequence TTGATTTTGCTGCGCTCGCTGCTGTATTTCGCTGGTTTAGTCATATCGGTCGTAGTTTTCGGTCTATTGATTGCGTTGTTCGGTTGGTTTTTGCCGAGCAGCTACGCCGATACGATGTCAAATGCCTGGGGTACGACCAATCTTTGGCTGCTGAAATGGGTCTGTGGACTCAGTTACCGGATCAAAGGTGAAGAACACCTACCGGCTGGTGGCGCCATCATCATGGCGAAGCATCAATCGACCTGGGAGACGATTGCCCTGCGCGGCATCCTGCCCGCCGCGCAGTCGTGGATACTGAAACAAGAGCTCATGCGCATCCCATTGTTTGGGCTGGGATTAAAATTCGCAAAATCGATCGCCATCGACCGCTCCGCCGGGCGCAAGGCTGCGATGAAGGTCGTTACGGAAGGCATCGAACGCCTCAATGAAGGACGCAACGTGATCATTTTCCCCGAGGGCACCCGCACCGCTCCGGGAGAACGGAAGAAATACAGTATAGGCGGCGGTTTGCTTGCCGAACGTAGCGGAGCGACAGTCGTCCCGATTGTTCACAACGCCGGTATTTTCTGGCGTCGGCGCGATGTGAAAAAGTACCCGGGAACGATCGATGTGGTCGTCGGCCCACCCATCGCCAGTGAAGGCAAGAAGGCGTCTGAGATCATGCGTGAAGTCGAGGAATGGATCGAGAGCACGCTGGAAACTCTCCCTACTGAAAAGCTCTAA
- the gmhB gene encoding D-glycero-beta-D-manno-heptose 1,7-bisphosphate 7-phosphatase, whose translation MSDLPKLVILDRDGVINQDSDAYIKSADEWIPIPGSLEAIARLNHAGIAVTVATNQSGIGRGMFSVEDLNEMHAKFQRALGRVGGHIDGIFFCPHAPDAGCDCRKPKPGLLRAISVRFGLPLARVPVIGDSKRDIDAAIAAHAVPMLVRTGKGTRTFEKHPELHTLPWFDDLAAAVDYILEGGKRA comes from the coding sequence ATGAGTGACCTACCCAAACTCGTGATCCTCGACAGAGATGGCGTGATCAACCAAGACTCGGACGCCTACATCAAATCCGCCGACGAGTGGATCCCGATACCGGGCAGCCTGGAAGCGATCGCCCGCCTTAATCATGCCGGGATTGCGGTGACGGTTGCGACCAATCAGTCAGGTATCGGTCGCGGCATGTTCAGCGTAGAAGATCTCAACGAGATGCATGCGAAGTTTCAGCGCGCACTCGGTCGAGTCGGTGGTCATATCGATGGCATATTTTTTTGCCCGCATGCACCCGACGCCGGTTGCGATTGCCGTAAGCCGAAACCCGGTTTGCTGAGGGCGATCAGCGTACGCTTCGGTCTACCCCTGGCACGCGTACCGGTGATCGGCGATAGCAAGCGCGATATCGACGCCGCGATTGCGGCACATGCCGTTCCAATGCTGGTCAGAACCGGCAAAGGCACCCGAACCTTCGAAAAGCATCCGGAATTGCATACCTTGCCGTGGTTCGACGATCTGGCCGCCGCCGTAGACTACATCCTGGAAGGAGGAAAACGCGCTTGA